The DNA region TTGAATACACAGTCATTTCTGCAAAACTTGTGATTGTTCGATATGTCTTGTTTATTAACACCTGAATAGCCCTATGATTTTCTGCCTATTAAGAACTATAAGAATAGGTGTCACCCAGGGTTTGCATTTGGTTGATATAAAGCAGtatcagtttattttttatttttttgaatggCTAACAGAAaagttgagagaccgcctgctgccaattacctccaatagaccgattagatcccacagattaggcctcctccgaattccatccactggccaatgccgattggcgaccacccagaggagggccttctctgtggctgctccggccctctggaacgagctccccgtggagattcgaaccctcaccaccctccaggccttcgcaaagcccttaaaacctggctgttctgacaggcctggggctaatgagcttttgtcccctctcggatggtatgattgttgtgtgcttttaaattgtggtactgttttgtttcgtgcttttttttctttcccttatttgtacccccccacctcttgacttggattgtgagccgccctgagtcccctccggggaaaaagggcgacatagaaatataataaatcaaatcaatcaaatcaaaagtAAGATGGTATCCTACATGGTGGATGGGGAGTTCTCACTCTGCTATCACTTGGCTCTTGTAGCCTAAGTAGCTTTGTGTTTATATTAGTTTCTGTGTTAAATCAGCTgttttgaatgaataaatatatcaTTGTATAACAGATGCTGGTCTTATGTGGGAAATCTTCAGACTGGCCAAGTCGTTTCTGTTGGATCAGGCTGTGAATTTAAAGATATTGTGGAGCATGAAGTCCTGCACGCccttggattttttcatgaacaATCACGCACTGATCGAGACGACTATGTTAAGATTTGGTGGAAAGAAATCATTGATGGTAAGTGGAAGGAAAAGTTACTAGGAAGATTTGGCACCTTTcaaatattttgtgcccattttggGTTCATATTACTTCAGATAGATTTGAACTAGAAATCATCTTACTcaatttgattttagaaagtgtTACTTACCgtataattattaatattaatccTATCATAATGTAATAATGCCACATGTCTCAGGCAAGGAAAAAAGCAGAGTGACCTATATATTTTGGGCCttattaagcaaaaaaaaaaaatcaacccatTACTCCATCCGTTCTTTGGGACTTAAAATGCAACAACAAATTAATTCACTCAAAATTGCAGAGCAATTTCCAGTGGAttcttataaatattaaaatattagagATGTGCTGAAACCAACTGTTAAATAATGTATTAGGGGTGAAGTTGTACAAGTTATATCGGCTATAAATGATTGCTTCCGCTAATTGTTTAATATAATATTACAGCATTAATTGTCAAACTTGCCTGACAGCTTTGATATTTTATTTCCTAGGTCAGGCATATAACTTCAACAAATATAATGACAGTATCATTTCTGATTTAAACACTCCATATGATTATGAATCTGTCATGCATTATGGACCTTATTCATTCAATAAGAACAGTTCTGTCCCTTCAATTACAACAAAAATTCCAGAATTCAATGACGTCATTGGGCAAAGCAAAGATATGAGCAAGATAGATCTAGAGAGGCTTAATCGCATGTACCATTGTGGTaagtttattctattttactcaaCTTTTTAATGCTACAGTAATGGTGAAACTTTACATCTGAAATATTCCTTAACAACAAagaacagttaagcactaagtctATCACCTTATATTAGATTATAATAGATAGGTCTATTAAAATTACAGAATTGAATTCAAAGGTGTTTTGGGGGGTTCATCAGAATGCAGACACACCCACTGCAACTTCTTAAGACTTGCATGACATCTCCCAAGATTATACAACATCATACAATGTATCTTTTTCGAGGGAATCTTTCAGAAGTTTCTAAGCATGGATTATCCTAACCAATCTATCACCTCTGAAAAGGACCAGTGCAATGAGGAAGTTAAATTAACCAAGGAAGTAACATTTACATTGTTTCATTCAACAACCACCAACCTTAGATAATGAATGAATACACAACCTGTGGCCTAAGACTCCCTATGACCCTGAAGCAGAAGGGATCAAACTACTATTAGTCCCCATTAATTGCCTTCAGTGCCCTCTGATCATTTATGGCCTCCCATCTACTTCACGGCATCCCTTAGTCTATAAAAGACTGTGTAAAATTCACTCAACTATTCGTTCAGAACACTTATAGCACATCATGCTATACTAATTTTCACTCATATGGAACTGGGAATGGTTCTCTAACTGTCCCAGGTTGCCTTAACAAGGtagttttgaagatgttttaattCTCCGAAGGAACACAACACTAATTTGGGAAGAGGCTTGTTAAGCAGCACAGTGGCCTGTCCTATTTgtatttaggtttttttaattCTGAAATGTGTGGATTGTTTCCTGCAGCTTCCAGTCTTACTCTCCTTGACCAATGTTCATTTGAGTCCATCAGTATCTGTGGCATGGTGCAAAACGGAAGAGATGACAAGGACTGGCAACATACTTTGATTACAAGTCAGGATAACAGTAACCAATGCTTAGGTAACATACTAATGTGTAATTTAAATGGGTAAGAAAGCGGCTGTACAACTGGAAATCATTTAGTAATGAAAGCCAATAGGAAGACTATagcatataaaaaaaaaagaattagaaacattaattgaatccaaaattataTGTTGTAGGCAGAAGGAAAATCCTTGAGGATCAGGAGGAAGACCCACAACCAAGCCAATGGTCACACAGAAGAAATCTGGTCTGTGGCACAAAAGTAATTTGAGAAAGTGTCTCAGAATTGACCCTTCCCAGGTTTCAGAAAAATAACGGGAACAAGGGAAGCATATTCAGGCCTGCAAAACTGAGGCCAGTCTTTTGAAGTAGACAGGGCTAGGAAACCAAATTATGaatgctaatattttttttattataagattACAGTGACACATTTTCACGAGTGCCTCAGTTTAAACCCAGTGAAATCCTGCAGAATTGTCTGAAATGAATCACGGTTCATAGGACATTAAATCATCTTCATCTACTTTACAGAGAAAGACTACGTTATGAGCTTTGATACCACCAAAGGCCTTTCAGGTGAAACAGCCGTTTTGGAGTCCCGTATTCTTTATCCAAGAAGAAATGAGAAGTGTCTACAATTTTTTTACAAATTTGATGGCAGTCCAAAAGATGATCTGATTGTATGGCTTAAAACTGATGATGGTACTGGAAACATTAGGAAGTCAATAAAACTGAGAAGCATCCATGGTAAGTTCTCAAGTAACCTTTGAAGATTTAATTATAATGAGACATTCAGGACTATACTTTATCTACTAAAGAGAGCATCAGATATCTTTGCCTTCTCTTATCCAATATCCAATTGGTGTGTGTAATAAACCCAGAAAAACTTTGAAAAGATTGGGAGGGAATAAGAATCACCCTGGCTTCTACCTTCATGCCACACTGCAAGCCTATTGTTGTATCTTGTGAGCTTCTACATTTTGAGACAAGGGAGAAGCCTCCACCCTCATCCAGCTAACTCAGAAGCTATCTTGTGAGGCAGatcatgagccacggtggtgcaatggttagagtgctacttctgctgactgccagctgcctgcaaatttggcaattcaaatcccagcaggctcaaggttgattcagccttcaatccttccaaggtgggtaaaatgaggacccaaagtGTTGGGTtaatatgctgactcagtaaaccgcttagagagggctgtaaagcactgtaaagcggtacataagtctaagtgctattgctatcaagccACACAGTTCCTCTCTTTTAGGGATTGTGTTGAGATCTGTGGCAAGTAGAAAGGAACAGctgtgtgtgcatacacatgcacatTGGAGCACACACAGGCATGCAAATTATCTCCTAATATCCATGCCAAATAGTTTatcatcactccattacatgtttctcaacctcagcaactttaagatgtgtggacttcagttcccagaattccccagtcagacaGCCACTCCAATTCTGGGGTTGAAGTCCACGTATCTGAAAGTTACCGAAGTTGAGAAACcctgttctgttaaaatacatgTCAGGCTATGTGACCAGCTGAGATCAGAAGGGTTAAATCTAAAGAATGAAGAATGAACACAAACCAGTCTTCTTTCAAAAGAAATTCAAGCTTTATCTTTACAATTAAGCAAAGTTTGGAAGACACCTTGACAAAACTGTTGCTTCTCTGTGGTCAAGTAAAGGCCCTCAAACATTATTCATGGTATCAGTGGAATGCAATCCTATGCCGGGAGACTTTCCAACTTTATTAAATGCATTTGTTTCATTAACTCTTTTAAGTTATAGTCATTTCTTCTTCATATCTTCCTTACTTTATGTCTGCTAAATATCTCTGAGATCATCGCAGGGAAAGCAGCATAAAATGGGTTGAATATGTTAATGAATCAAATACTAgatttccccctcttccctttcAGATGATGGAGAGAAGCAGTGGAACTTTGCAAACATTCCATTCAGCAGCCAGACCAAATTCCGCTATGTTTTTCATGGCCTTAAAGGAGACCCACAGAATTCCAAAGGAGGAATTCACATTGATGATGTCACTATGACTGAAACGCAATGTCCTACCAGCGTTTGGCAGATAAGAAACTTCACTTCCATTTTAAAGAGTTCCTCAAAAGGAGATTATCTGCCAAGCCCTATGTTTTATAACTCTGAAGGCTACTGCTTTGTGCTCAGTCTGTATCCCCGTGGTGCACACAACTCAAATGGAGATTACCTAGGAATCATGTTTTCTTTATGTAGTAGCCAGAATGATGGAGCATTGGAGTGGCCAGCTGGGAACAGACAAGTGACATTCACCATAGTGGATCAAGATCCTGACATCACCCAAAGGATGTCAGCAAGCCAAAGTTTTGTTACAGACCCCAACCAGCGTTACAGTAAGTTGAAAGGGTGTGGAGTTATGCAGAATTGACAGCTTTCTTTTTTAGCAGCATAATTCCAAGGCTGCTTAGCAGATTGTTTTCAAGTGTGATGGGGAGATGCTATTAGTAAGTGAGATCATCTAAAATAATTCTGTTAATAAGCAAGTGCAGGTTAAATCTGGCAAATTTCACAGGTGGCTCCATCAATGAATCAGGCAAACTTACTAAATCTTCATGGTTATGATTAATAATTAGAATATATCTAAGACAATGTATTCAAACTGCCTTCCAATCTTCTGTACTATTTTTGAACCGAAATGACAATTTTGTAAAACAATGCCAGCTGAGCCAGAGTTTGAAATAATCCATATGAATGGGTAGATCAAAATATGTTGAGAATCACAGAATTATTTCAGGTACTATAGCATTATCAGGACACAATGTAAGTTTTAAGGTTATCATAACAAACAAGTCTAATTTTGTGAAGAACAGAACTCAACTATTATATTCTATACCTCTTACTCCATTTCTAATTTAATGAGTGAAATCCAATATGGAAATGCCACAAATTCTTGGGTTGGTGGTAAATTTGAGGCAATTCCtagaccagggacgtgcagtcaggggaggcaggggagtgagagcctcaccactgtcatcatgaaaagaaaaaaaaatgtaaaaggaaaatggcaagagctgaggtcaggctgagctagttgctgccagagtcaccgtggatgattctgcttagtgcttaactgtttaaaaaagcctctaaaaagcgccttctactggaggaggcaggagaacgatgtgcctcatctagtctgacttggtgttttatgatcacttgatgTTTTATGATCACTAGTCTGactaggtgttttatgatcactcaaacagagttaagcaagggttaaaagcctaaaaattcctgacgtaggtaaGGCACATCGTTCTCATGTCTCCTCCTGTAAATTAGACTTatcgtccctgtcattgtatttttattttcttgttctcGTTTTtggtttgacaaattccaataaataaataatatactaTGTCTCAGCTAAGTCTCCATTTTGCAGATGTAGTCAAACACTGTAACATGTAACAccagcttgcttgcttgcttgcttgcttgcttgcttgctcgttcattcattcattcattcattcattcattcaatttctatagccatccATCTCAGCCAACAAGTCTGGGTGGTTTGCAATTCAAAAacatatattacaattaaaatcttaaaaacattctaaaatagtaacaaaaacaattataaaagtgtttaaaaaatttaaacactgaaacagcacctttgggacaaccatgacttggatgactgagagtctccatgGACATTTAAACactaaaaaacattaaaacaactaATTTGAGTATGTACAAAACAAGACGTCTGGCCTCTTAAAAATAAAGCCAAGAGGCAGGGCCTTTGTCGCTTCTTTTTTGCATCTCTACAAAAATAAATGTTGGATAGTTATTTGAATCTTATATAGCGTACTAAAATATTGGAGattgtatatttaaaatattgatcGATTCAATTTATTTACGGTTGTTTATTTTGCTTGACagatggcaaacttttttgggATAAGGCCGACATTACTGGAACTTTTGATCCTTTCTATAACACCCACGTAGGTCCAAAGTGGGGGTGGCGTTACATCTTGCCACACAGTGAATTGTGCCGGAGGAATTTTCTTAAAAATGGAAATCTCATCATTTTGGTAAATTTTGAAAGTAggttcaaaatattatttattttattttatttaagtctttgAAAAATATAGCTCTAAACAGGAGTATTTAAAACGTTTAAAGCAGAGTTGCTTCACCTGAGTTTGAATTGTCATTGGTTTGCTTACTTCTCCCATCCTCATTTAAGAAGTAGTTTTTATTGAGATGTTGTTCGAAATGGCTGCATGTCTTTTTAATATGTGTGGTTTGGTTTTTAAGGCAGGATGATAATTGTTTCGTTTTAAAGGTCTTAGCCCAATTAGGAAAGATAGCTAAGGCCACAATTGCCAGATAGAAGAAACAGGTTTTTGGACTGCTTGTGGTAGCAGAGCTGCAGCAGCCACACCAAGGCCAGGCACATATCAGGAGAGAAGAGTCGAGAGAATAGGAGACTAGCGCCATTGAATGTCTGCATTGGACTCAGAAGGAGACAGGAAGCCCAGATAGAAATCAAAGAAGGGACTGTGGGATCAGAatgataaggggaaaaaaatgacagaaGACTCAAGGATACAAAGTATATGAAGGTGGTTTGGCAGGTGTTTTAAGCAGAAAAAGTAGATAAGAACACCGTTGCCACTTTTAGGTTTGATGTGATCAGACAGTTGCATAACTTTGATAGGTATCAGATGAGAAGGAACAAATCGGAGCAACAGGCAGAATAGGGGGAGGATGAATTGCATACATTTTTGATGTAACTAATATGAAGAGTGAATGAAACCTTACAAAGAACAGTGTTCTTGCTGAAGAGAAGCTCAAAAAGTGCTCAGCACAATGTGTGGAATCCTCAATGCAAAATCAAAGATCAAAGGAAATGCTAGGGTGAGAGGACAAGAAACTTAGTCAGGATAGCTTGCCAGTCTGACTGTTAAATCAACAACAAACAACAGGCAGCGTGGATGAAATGTCATAGTTGTCATGATCAAATGAGATGCATATAGGAATTATataaggccgtgatggcaaacctatggcacgtgtgccagaggtcgcatgcagagccctctctgtgggcacctgAGCTGGCCTCCTGGACTTCTGGTCTTTGAGCACACTGGAGTGCTGGAaacgcgaagaccagctgaccagcacTCCGGCGTGTGcga from Thamnophis elegans isolate rThaEle1 chromosome 3, rThaEle1.pri, whole genome shotgun sequence includes:
- the LOC116505686 gene encoding meprin A subunit alpha-like yields the protein MNLQYVVVTRAEIEYRAYCQMAKSKGIQLDERDDAWELKKEELLKNKPFSPKKHETQDARKGWCAISFKKTYWIRRTAEHEGKSKQTQKEIEGYSLDEGRPRQGILEINAATGKKFFEGDIIMLLDRNALRNESYRWKLPIPYKMGNSIDLNTKGVILQAFEMFRLKSCIDFKPYEGEKSYLQFEKLDGCWSYVGNLQTGQVVSVGSGCEFKDIVEHEVLHALGFFHEQSRTDRDDYVKIWWKEIIDGQAYNFNKYNDSIISDLNTPYDYESVMHYGPYSFNKNSSVPSITTKIPEFNDVIGQSKDMSKIDLERLNRMYHCASSLTLLDQCSFESISICGMVQNGRDDKDWQHTLITSQDNSNQCLEKDYVMSFDTTKGLSGETAVLESRILYPRRNEKCLQFFYKFDGSPKDDLIVWLKTDDGTGNIRKSIKLRSIHDDGEKQWNFANIPFSSQTKFRYVFHGLKGDPQNSKGGIHIDDVTMTETQCPTSVWQIRNFTSILKSSSKGDYLPSPMFYNSEGYCFVLSLYPRGAHNSNGDYLGIMFSLCSSQNDGALEWPAGNRQVTFTIVDQDPDITQRMSASQSFVTDPNQRYNGKLFWDKADITGTFDPFYNTHVGPKWGWRYILPHSELCRRNFLKNGNLIILVNFEIIHDPGSVL